One genomic segment of Aquipluma nitroreducens includes these proteins:
- a CDS encoding 3-keto-disaccharide hydrolase yields the protein MKRNIFMTLSLAIALLIALPGLSQTVNSLSKKEQKEGWKLLFNGKNFDGWRQCNGTAMPANWVLEEDAMKVFTGVGKKPGQGADGDVLYSVKKFKNFELSIDWKASKMANSGIFYNVREVPGKPIYYAAPEIQVLDNVDATDNKIDSHLAGSLYDILPADAKTVHPAGEWNTIVIKVKDGQVTHTQNGVKVVSYTLWTPEWDAMVAKSKFKDFPGWTEGISKDGYIGLQDHGYPVWFRNIKIREL from the coding sequence ATGAAGAGAAACATTTTTATGACTTTATCATTAGCCATTGCGCTTTTGATAGCACTTCCCGGATTATCACAAACAGTGAACAGTCTTTCGAAAAAAGAACAAAAAGAAGGCTGGAAGCTATTGTTTAACGGTAAAAATTTCGATGGATGGCGGCAATGTAACGGAACCGCAATGCCTGCGAACTGGGTGCTTGAAGAAGATGCCATGAAAGTATTTACCGGCGTTGGTAAAAAACCCGGACAAGGCGCTGATGGCGATGTGCTTTATTCGGTTAAAAAATTTAAAAACTTCGAACTTTCGATCGACTGGAAAGCCAGCAAAATGGCCAATTCAGGAATTTTTTACAATGTGCGCGAAGTTCCGGGCAAGCCTATTTATTATGCGGCTCCTGAAATTCAGGTACTCGATAATGTGGATGCTACCGACAACAAAATCGACAGCCACCTGGCAGGCTCGTTGTACGACATACTTCCTGCCGATGCAAAAACAGTTCATCCGGCTGGCGAGTGGAACACCATCGTAATCAAGGTGAAAGACGGCCAGGTTACACACACGCAAAACGGCGTTAAAGTAGTTTCATATACCTTGTGGACTCCGGAATGGGATGCCATGGTTGCCAAAAGTAAATTTAAAGACTTTCCGGGCTGGACTGAAGGAATTTCGAAAGACGGCTATATCGGTCTTCAGGATCACGGCTACCCTGTTTGGTTCCGAAACATTAAGATCCGCGAACTTTAA
- the trhA gene encoding PAQR family membrane homeostasis protein TrhA, with protein MNTQSTEPYRRQLSTGEEIVNSITHGIGALLSIVALIILIIVAGRSGDIWHLVSFSIYGSTLILLYLSSTLYHSFSSPKLKNLFARFDHISIFLLIAGTYTPILLTSLRGVWGWTLFGIIWTVALVGAIIRSIYVHRFRKLMVAIYLIMGWMFVLAGNQIYQKLPSISLTFLILGGIAYSIGVVFYMWRKFPYSHGIWHLFVLAGSILHFFAIYFIIQ; from the coding sequence ATGAATACACAGTCAACAGAACCATATAGGCGGCAGCTCAGCACAGGCGAAGAAATCGTAAACAGCATCACCCACGGAATCGGGGCATTACTAAGCATTGTAGCATTAATTATATTAATTATTGTTGCAGGAAGATCGGGTGATATCTGGCATTTGGTTAGTTTTTCGATTTATGGGAGCACGCTTATCCTACTTTATTTATCATCAACGCTTTACCACAGTTTTTCGAGCCCGAAATTAAAGAACCTCTTTGCACGATTCGATCACATTTCTATCTTTTTACTAATTGCAGGAACCTATACCCCCATCTTACTCACTTCGCTGCGAGGTGTCTGGGGATGGACTTTATTCGGGATAATATGGACTGTTGCATTGGTTGGCGCCATAATCCGATCGATTTACGTTCACCGCTTCCGGAAATTGATGGTAGCCATTTACCTGATCATGGGTTGGATGTTTGTTCTGGCTGGCAATCAAATCTATCAGAAGTTGCCATCGATTAGTTTAACCTTCCTGATTTTGGGCGGTATCGCTTATTCGATTGGAGTCGTTTTCTATATGTGGAGAAAATTTCCGTACAGTCATGGAATCTGGCATTTATTTGTTTTAGCCGGCAGTATATTGCACTTTTTTGCGATCTATTTCATCATTCAATAG
- a CDS encoding RNA polymerase sigma factor yields the protein MIALLQKGSIVAFEGLFEQYSQKLYHFSFSYLKSESESEDVVQEVFLKIWENRAGLKTGTSFQSYLFTIAFNSIRKNFNKKARQNQFRVDLFDFLSIDNSSIENHPDYETLLSKLDLLIDQMPARRKEIFLYRKKEGKSVRDIASNMSISPKTVENQITEAMNYLKKEFDKDRISEMLFFYIFLE from the coding sequence ATGATAGCCTTATTACAAAAAGGCTCCATTGTTGCTTTTGAAGGTTTGTTTGAGCAATACAGTCAGAAATTATATCACTTTTCGTTTTCATACCTGAAATCTGAATCAGAATCGGAGGATGTAGTCCAGGAGGTTTTCCTTAAAATATGGGAAAACCGCGCGGGCCTGAAAACAGGAACATCGTTTCAATCCTACCTGTTTACCATCGCATTTAATTCGATCCGTAAAAACTTCAACAAAAAAGCCCGACAGAATCAGTTTCGGGTCGATTTGTTCGATTTTCTTTCGATCGACAACTCATCGATAGAGAATCATCCTGATTATGAGACTCTTTTATCGAAATTAGACTTGCTGATTGATCAAATGCCTGCCCGAAGAAAAGAGATTTTTCTATATCGTAAAAAAGAAGGAAAATCGGTGAGAGACATTGCCAGCAACATGAGCATCTCTCCAAAAACAGTTGAAAATCAAATCACTGAAGCGATGAATTACCTAAAGAAAGAATTCGACAAAGACCGCATTTCGGAAATGTTGTTTTTTTACATCTTTTTGGAGTAA
- a CDS encoding FecR family protein, translated as MNEKIDYKILKKFALGKYSLNDFKQVTNWFEEPNNETELKNAIQQHWDEFSEETSENKKDLNSVLDQLKQKIIEQKTVVNFRIRIQRVYTRAAAILLLPLLLYSIYSAFFNTQATEMAASIEIVSPHGARTKFQLPDGTQGWLNSGSKLKYTNTFLTKRNIDLVGEAWFEVTHNTSKPFVVHTKVLDVQVLGTKFNVTAYPEENVTEVVLQEGKVNVNGFKDLYKVAMKPDEKFTYDKNSQSGSIQEVKASQFSAWKDGLLVFRNEPLSEVLKRVSRWYNVDILLNDPDLENLKYRATFQEEQVEEVIRLISLTVPIEYSFTNREIDNDGVFKKRTITIRKKHS; from the coding sequence ATGAATGAAAAAATCGATTATAAAATTCTGAAAAAATTTGCCTTAGGGAAATACTCTTTAAACGATTTCAAGCAGGTAACCAACTGGTTTGAGGAACCAAACAATGAAACTGAATTAAAAAACGCTATCCAACAACATTGGGATGAGTTTTCCGAAGAAACTTCAGAAAACAAGAAAGATCTCAATTCAGTTCTTGACCAACTCAAACAAAAAATTATCGAACAAAAAACGGTAGTAAATTTCCGGATAAGAATACAACGTGTTTACACCCGGGCAGCTGCAATCCTGCTTCTTCCGCTCCTGCTTTATTCCATCTATTCCGCATTCTTTAATACCCAGGCAACCGAAATGGCCGCCTCTATCGAAATTGTTTCACCGCACGGAGCCCGCACAAAATTTCAGCTTCCCGATGGAACTCAAGGTTGGCTTAACAGTGGATCGAAATTAAAATACACCAATACTTTTCTGACCAAACGAAATATCGATCTGGTTGGTGAAGCCTGGTTTGAAGTGACACACAATACAAGTAAGCCATTTGTTGTGCACACCAAGGTACTCGATGTTCAGGTTTTGGGTACCAAATTTAATGTAACTGCATATCCTGAAGAAAATGTGACTGAAGTCGTTTTACAGGAAGGCAAAGTAAACGTGAATGGTTTTAAAGATTTATACAAGGTTGCCATGAAGCCCGACGAAAAGTTCACGTACGACAAAAACTCACAATCAGGATCAATTCAGGAAGTTAAAGCCAGTCAGTTTAGCGCATGGAAAGATGGACTTTTGGTTTTCAGAAACGAACCTTTGTCAGAAGTATTAAAGCGGGTCAGCCGATGGTACAATGTTGATATTTTGCTGAACGATCCGGACTTGGAGAATTTAAAATACAGGGCAACCTTTCAGGAAGAACAGGTAGAAGAAGTGATCCGACTTATATCACTCACTGTACCAATCGAGTATTCGTTCACCAACAGGGAGATTGATAACGATGGTGTTTTCAAGAAAAGAACGATAACCATACGCAAAAAACATAGCTAA
- a CDS encoding TonB-dependent receptor: MKKIREPWVWDSYTLKKCLTIMKLSVFLFFLSIIQVLAIDSYSQQTRLSLKFNKASLERVLDEIENKSEFYFLYNQDIVNTKKVVDLDVKEEKIEEVLNTLFVGTNIKYTISDRQIVLTNSENQSGLNRTSVQQKSVTGKVTDSTGAPLPGVSVVVKGTTTGTITDSDGNFTLSNLSGNATLQFSFVGMKMQEISIGNKTSLSVVLEDETVGIDEVVAIGYGTVRKKDLTGAVSSIGTKTIKDLPISHPSQALQGQIAGVDVKQSSATPGGGTVIRVRGAGSISASSSPLYVVDGYPLGDQNLNAVNPNDIESIEILKDASAAAIYGSRGANGVVLITTKSGKSGKLNINLDTYAGIQQVSKKMDVLNRDQFIEYSKEAFNTNYISKVAGAKASDPLSVRPSANRYKYPEVFDTNPSGLPDTDWQDEIFRSAPVQNYQLSLSGGDAKTQYMFSGGYYSQDGIVINTDYERYNARAKVDSKLTDFLKIGINLTSYYSQENRLNEGHWASDGVVLAALATSPLVPVYNSDGTYGSQAAYAVQSDGLTGVTNAVANSTIKNYYTTARVLANMYAEIDLYKGLKFKTTIGGDIVNVRRSNFRPSTVPANGVVAPLPSTYRSGIASTNQNFNWLNENTLNYSTKFGSKHALDAVAGFTVQKNIWDSNEASGSDFPDDIIQTIGVAKVKTGTSDRSEWSMVSYLGRVNYRYMDKYYLTASIRSDGSSRFGKNKKYGYFPSASIAWRASEEEFMKNIRWIKNLKVRSSYGLTGNNSMSGGNYASIGLVSTDNYVFGSGVGTVVSGSSQSTIQNDNLSWEKTKQFDFGLEFNILSDKIFFTADYYNRLTTDLLLQVDVPAITGYTTAWQNIGEMRNTGLEFSVNARVISGAKFKWNSNFNISFNKNKVLALGPQGDPIRSNGGVGDTHITMIGEPIGNFYGYKQIGVYMNADDLANNPKEGTSKMGDVKYLDVSGNGVIDANDRTIIGNNNPDFTYGFNNTFTCKNFDLAIMVYGSQGAEILHLAKRFYENMEGNQQQLTTVLNRWRSEADPGNGIIPRANSLTTGLNNAVSSRWVEDGSFLKISNITLGYNLPENFAKRIKMQAARIYLSGQNLYTFTKYSGYNPEVSFTGDNVLAPGSDYGGYPTARIVSVGFNLTF, from the coding sequence ATGAAAAAAATTCGAGAACCATGGGTATGGGACAGCTATACCCTCAAAAAATGCCTGACCATTATGAAATTAAGTGTATTTCTATTTTTCCTAAGTATCATTCAGGTTTTAGCAATCGACAGCTACTCTCAACAAACCCGATTGTCACTAAAATTCAATAAAGCTAGCCTGGAACGTGTTCTGGATGAGATTGAGAACAAAAGTGAATTCTATTTCCTTTACAATCAAGACATTGTCAACACAAAAAAAGTGGTTGATCTGGATGTAAAAGAAGAAAAAATTGAAGAGGTATTAAATACCCTATTTGTTGGAACAAACATTAAATACACCATTAGCGACCGCCAGATTGTTTTAACTAACTCTGAAAATCAATCAGGTTTGAACCGTACATCGGTACAGCAAAAATCAGTCACTGGTAAAGTAACTGATTCGACTGGTGCACCTCTTCCCGGCGTCTCGGTGGTCGTAAAAGGCACAACCACCGGAACGATTACCGATTCCGATGGAAATTTCACATTAAGCAATCTTTCTGGAAACGCGACCTTGCAGTTCTCATTTGTGGGAATGAAAATGCAGGAAATTTCAATTGGGAATAAGACTTCGCTATCTGTAGTATTGGAAGATGAGACAGTTGGAATTGATGAAGTTGTTGCCATTGGCTATGGAACCGTTCGAAAAAAAGACTTGACAGGTGCTGTTTCTTCAATTGGCACAAAAACAATTAAAGATCTTCCAATATCACATCCAAGTCAAGCCTTGCAAGGACAAATTGCAGGAGTTGATGTTAAGCAATCGTCAGCAACTCCCGGAGGTGGAACAGTAATCCGGGTTCGTGGTGCAGGCTCTATTTCGGCATCAAGCTCACCACTATATGTAGTCGATGGGTATCCGCTCGGCGACCAAAATTTAAATGCAGTAAACCCAAATGACATTGAATCTATTGAGATATTGAAAGACGCATCAGCTGCCGCAATTTACGGTTCAAGAGGGGCTAACGGAGTGGTACTTATCACTACAAAATCCGGAAAATCAGGGAAACTAAATATCAACCTTGATACGTACGCCGGTATTCAGCAAGTGAGTAAGAAAATGGACGTGCTTAACCGCGATCAATTTATTGAATACTCGAAAGAGGCTTTTAATACGAACTATATCAGCAAAGTTGCCGGTGCAAAAGCTAGCGACCCATTAAGCGTAAGGCCAAGTGCAAACCGTTATAAATATCCTGAAGTTTTTGACACCAATCCTTCAGGGCTACCCGATACTGATTGGCAAGATGAAATATTCAGAAGTGCACCGGTTCAGAACTATCAGCTTTCTCTTTCTGGAGGCGATGCAAAAACTCAATACATGTTCTCTGGCGGATATTACAGCCAAGATGGAATTGTGATTAATACCGACTATGAACGGTATAATGCTAGAGCAAAAGTTGATTCAAAACTAACTGATTTTCTGAAGATTGGAATTAACCTCACCTCCTATTACAGCCAGGAAAACAGGCTTAATGAAGGACATTGGGCCAGCGATGGTGTCGTTCTTGCGGCATTAGCTACATCTCCTTTAGTTCCTGTATATAACTCTGATGGAACTTATGGGTCACAGGCTGCTTATGCAGTTCAAAGCGACGGATTAACAGGTGTCACTAATGCTGTTGCCAACTCAACCATCAAGAATTACTACACAACGGCACGCGTTCTGGCAAATATGTATGCAGAAATCGACCTTTACAAAGGGTTGAAATTTAAAACTACAATTGGTGGCGACATTGTAAATGTACGCAGATCCAATTTCAGACCATCAACCGTTCCTGCCAATGGTGTAGTTGCTCCTCTGCCATCGACATACAGAAGCGGAATTGCCAGCACCAACCAAAATTTCAACTGGCTGAATGAAAACACATTAAACTACAGCACCAAGTTTGGCAGCAAACATGCGCTTGATGCAGTAGCTGGCTTTACTGTGCAGAAAAACATTTGGGATTCGAATGAAGCATCGGGGTCGGACTTCCCTGATGACATCATTCAAACCATCGGAGTTGCGAAAGTAAAAACAGGAACATCCGACAGAAGCGAATGGTCGATGGTATCTTATTTGGGTAGGGTAAACTATCGCTATATGGATAAATATTATTTAACCGCGTCTATTCGTTCTGACGGCTCTTCCCGTTTTGGCAAGAACAAAAAATATGGTTACTTCCCTTCTGCTTCAATTGCATGGCGTGCTTCTGAAGAAGAATTTATGAAAAACATCAGGTGGATCAAAAACCTGAAAGTACGCTCAAGCTACGGGTTAACCGGGAACAATTCAATGTCGGGAGGAAACTATGCTTCCATTGGATTAGTCTCTACCGATAACTATGTATTTGGTAGTGGAGTCGGCACTGTTGTAAGTGGATCTTCTCAATCGACCATTCAAAATGATAATTTAAGTTGGGAAAAAACGAAACAATTTGACTTTGGGCTTGAATTTAACATTCTGAGCGACAAGATTTTCTTTACTGCCGATTATTATAACCGACTCACTACCGATTTGCTCCTTCAGGTTGATGTACCAGCAATTACCGGTTATACTACAGCATGGCAAAACATTGGGGAAATGAGGAATACTGGGTTAGAGTTCAGTGTTAACGCAAGAGTTATTTCAGGAGCTAAATTTAAATGGAATTCTAATTTCAATATCTCATTTAATAAAAATAAAGTTTTGGCGTTGGGGCCACAGGGCGACCCAATCCGCAGCAACGGTGGTGTTGGTGACACACACATTACCATGATTGGCGAACCAATCGGTAATTTTTATGGATACAAGCAAATTGGAGTTTACATGAATGCGGACGACCTGGCAAATAATCCCAAAGAGGGAACATCAAAAATGGGCGATGTTAAATACCTCGATGTTTCTGGCAATGGAGTGATTGATGCCAACGACCGTACGATAATTGGCAATAACAATCCTGATTTTACTTACGGATTCAACAACACCTTCACCTGTAAGAATTTTGATCTGGCGATTATGGTTTACGGATCGCAAGGCGCGGAAATTTTACATCTGGCCAAACGATTCTATGAAAACATGGAAGGCAACCAACAGCAATTAACTACAGTGCTTAACAGGTGGAGATCAGAGGCTGATCCCGGAAACGGAATAATTCCCCGTGCAAACTCGTTAACAACCGGATTAAATAATGCTGTATCGTCACGATGGGTTGAAGATGGTTCATTCCTGAAAATATCGAACATAACCTTAGGTTATAACCTTCCCGAAAATTTCGCAAAACGGATAAAAATGCAAGCTGCCAGAATTTATCTGTCGGGACAAAATCTCTATACTTTCACAAAATATAGCGGGTATAATCCTGAAGTTAGTTTTACAGGCGACAATGTATTGGCTCCGGGAAGCGATTACGGTGGTTATCCAACAGCAAGAATTGTAAGTGTTGGATTTAACCTGACTTTCTAA
- a CDS encoding MerR family transcriptional regulator, producing the protein MTVYSIKDLEHLSGIKAHTIRIWEKRYALLDPNRTDTNIRSYSDNDVRRILNVAMLVKNGYKISSVATFDEQKLQDEVIRINRNANDPDKDIDQLLFHTVNLDTFGFEAMVDKIIGEFGFSKTIQQVIFPFFERIGILWQAGSIFTAHEHFVSNLIRNRLIGETAKLVNKEASKSALFFLRENEWHELGLLYFNFLAAQAGFRCVYLGQSLPFEDLANLLTANKYDFVCTSFVHAIEKPELELYLANLSLVFNQDKILIAGRQIAIHKPKLPSNVLVVKNSNDFIKRISG; encoded by the coding sequence ATGACAGTTTATTCAATAAAAGATTTGGAACATTTATCTGGAATAAAAGCTCACACCATTCGTATTTGGGAAAAGCGATATGCGTTGCTCGATCCCAACCGGACAGATACCAATATCAGGTCGTATTCGGACAATGATGTCAGGCGGATTTTGAATGTGGCTATGTTGGTGAAGAACGGATATAAAATCTCGAGTGTTGCCACATTTGATGAGCAGAAGCTTCAGGATGAGGTTATTCGAATAAACCGGAATGCAAACGACCCGGATAAAGACATCGACCAGTTACTGTTTCATACGGTTAATCTCGATACCTTTGGCTTTGAGGCGATGGTTGATAAAATAATTGGGGAGTTTGGTTTTTCAAAGACGATTCAGCAAGTAATTTTTCCTTTTTTTGAAAGGATTGGAATTTTGTGGCAAGCTGGTTCGATATTTACCGCACACGAACATTTCGTTTCAAATCTAATACGTAACCGCCTGATTGGTGAAACTGCCAAATTAGTAAACAAGGAAGCATCGAAATCAGCATTGTTCTTTCTTCGGGAAAATGAATGGCATGAGCTTGGATTATTGTACTTCAATTTTCTGGCAGCGCAAGCAGGATTCCGGTGTGTTTACCTCGGACAAAGCCTGCCATTCGAAGACTTAGCAAACCTGCTGACAGCGAATAAATATGATTTTGTCTGTACTTCATTTGTTCATGCTATTGAAAAGCCCGAATTGGAGTTGTATCTGGCTAATTTATCGCTGGTATTTAATCAGGATAAAATTTTAATAGCTGGCCGTCAAATCGCTATTCATAAACCGAAACTTCCTTCAAATGTGTTGGTTGTTAAAAATAGTAACGATTTTATCAAGAGAATCTCTGGATAG
- a CDS encoding isoaspartyl peptidase/L-asparaginase family protein, translating into MKYLTICFILFFSTSIIWAQTTTKYAMVIHGGAGVMDQKSMTPEIQSMYLNVLNRVLSVGDSVLSHGGTSMDAVEKAIVIMEDSPLFNAGKGAVFTHDSLVELDASVMEGQSLKAGAIAAVRDIKNPISVARAVMEKSEHVLLNGLGASQFAKEQGFEPVDNSYFYTEKRRKSLQELLKQERKATTNDKHGTVGCVALDSYGNIAAGTSTGGMTNKKYGRIGDSPIIGAGTYANNETGGFSCTGHGEYYIRLGFSRDISALMEYKKLSVQEACREEVGKLTKLGGTGGVIGLDKNGNIAMEFNTEGMFRGYIKSGGEKGVAIFK; encoded by the coding sequence ATGAAATATCTGACTATTTGCTTCATCTTATTCTTTTCAACATCAATCATTTGGGCTCAGACTACTACAAAATACGCCATGGTCATTCATGGAGGAGCAGGTGTAATGGATCAGAAAAGCATGACTCCTGAAATTCAGTCCATGTATCTCAACGTATTAAATCGGGTTCTTTCGGTTGGTGATTCGGTACTTTCGCATGGAGGAACGAGCATGGATGCAGTTGAAAAAGCGATTGTAATCATGGAAGACTCGCCACTTTTTAATGCAGGCAAAGGAGCTGTCTTCACGCATGATAGTCTGGTTGAACTGGACGCCTCTGTGATGGAAGGCCAATCGCTAAAAGCCGGTGCAATTGCGGCTGTTCGGGACATAAAAAATCCGATCAGCGTGGCTCGTGCCGTGATGGAAAAGTCGGAACACGTGCTGCTCAATGGATTGGGAGCATCGCAATTCGCCAAAGAGCAGGGTTTTGAGCCGGTTGACAACAGCTATTTCTACACAGAAAAACGGCGGAAATCGCTTCAGGAGTTATTGAAACAGGAACGGAAAGCAACAACAAACGATAAACACGGAACGGTTGGTTGCGTGGCACTCGACAGCTATGGAAACATTGCCGCCGGAACCTCGACAGGTGGGATGACGAATAAAAAATACGGCCGCATCGGCGACTCGCCCATCATTGGCGCCGGAACATACGCCAACAATGAAACCGGTGGCTTTTCGTGTACCGGCCATGGCGAATATTACATCAGGCTGGGATTTTCCAGGGATATTTCAGCGTTGATGGAGTACAAAAAATTGTCGGTTCAGGAAGCTTGCCGGGAAGAAGTAGGCAAACTAACCAAGCTTGGAGGCACTGGCGGTGTGATTGGACTCGACAAAAATGGAAACATTGCCATGGAATTTAACACCGAAGGAATGTTTCGTGGTTATATTAAATCGGGCGGGGAAAAGGGAGTGGCCATTTTTAAATAG
- a CDS encoding DUF2975 domain-containing protein → MSKTNNFVFWSLYIVAWVIFVGLSIEAGGLVVNFFFSLYKPEFVQNLYQKLDLTEMYKASRLAFFGIYSFILIVSILKACLFYIVIRLMHKMDLLKPFSTFVAKQFSQISYYTLSIGLLSYIARELAKNLTHYGFVTDNLNQFWADSQAFILMGAVIYIIATIFKKGVDIQNENDLTV, encoded by the coding sequence ATGTCAAAAACAAACAACTTCGTATTTTGGAGCTTATATATTGTGGCTTGGGTCATTTTTGTTGGCTTGAGCATTGAAGCCGGAGGTTTAGTCGTAAATTTCTTTTTCAGTCTGTATAAGCCTGAATTTGTCCAAAATCTTTACCAAAAGTTGGACTTAACTGAAATGTATAAAGCCAGTAGATTAGCTTTTTTCGGCATTTATAGCTTTATTCTAATCGTTTCAATTTTAAAAGCTTGTTTATTCTACATCGTTATCAGACTAATGCACAAAATGGATTTATTAAAACCGTTCAGCACTTTTGTTGCCAAACAATTTTCACAAATTAGTTATTATACCCTTTCAATTGGACTGTTAAGTTACATTGCCAGAGAGTTAGCCAAAAATTTAACGCATTACGGTTTTGTTACCGACAACTTGAACCAATTTTGGGCAGACAGTCAAGCATTTATTTTAATGGGAGCTGTAATCTATATTATTGCGACTATTTTTAAAAAAGGAGTAGATATTCAAAACGAAAACGATTTAACTGTATAA
- a CDS encoding RagB/SusD family nutrient uptake outer membrane protein — MKTYNSIFFILTFATGIFLSGCKNEFLELAPQSQLSVESYYKTAEQIEFAVNGAYSTLQSNNMYQNWYVLSEIPSDNTTNNLSGSVTDQDEFDKFYIRTTNPFTANFWNESYKGINKCNMVLSKIDGVTMDASRKDQLTKEVKFLRGLMYFNLVRIFGGVPLVTSTVQITDAYTIARSTQDETYAQIIKDLTDAETLPASYTGNDVGRATSGTVKALLGTVYMTMKDYAKGETKLAEVVSSGKYSLLENTAGSLNITGYEKVFDPTNHNNKESIFDVQFKKGGFGEGSGFANNFAPENSGTSVVAVGSTGGNNIPTEDMNNAYEAGDLRKDYSMASSYIDNKTGKTISIRHVKKYRDVPYQSGDANIDYPVIRYADVLLMYAEALNENGKTAEACTMLNKVRRRGFGYQSTETSPVDISTADKVVFRDKVFQERRVELAFEGQRWFDLIRTGRAVEVMKSKGFKINETQLICPIPQKQIDINPEVMIQNTYRID; from the coding sequence ATGAAAACATACAACTCAATATTTTTTATACTGACCTTCGCAACCGGAATATTTCTTTCCGGATGTAAAAATGAATTTCTTGAATTAGCTCCTCAATCTCAACTCAGCGTCGAATCCTATTACAAAACTGCTGAGCAAATAGAGTTTGCTGTTAATGGAGCATATTCAACACTCCAATCTAACAATATGTATCAGAACTGGTATGTACTTTCTGAAATACCTTCAGATAATACAACCAATAATCTTTCCGGATCGGTTACTGATCAGGACGAATTTGACAAGTTTTACATACGTACGACCAACCCATTTACGGCAAATTTCTGGAATGAGAGCTACAAAGGCATTAACAAATGCAACATGGTTCTCTCTAAAATCGACGGTGTGACGATGGATGCCAGCCGAAAAGATCAACTAACGAAAGAAGTAAAGTTTCTTCGTGGGTTAATGTACTTCAATCTGGTAAGAATATTTGGCGGAGTTCCTTTGGTGACATCAACCGTTCAAATCACAGATGCATATACAATTGCCCGAAGCACTCAAGACGAAACATACGCCCAGATTATTAAAGACCTGACTGACGCCGAAACATTGCCCGCTTCTTATACCGGAAATGATGTAGGCCGCGCCACCAGCGGTACCGTAAAAGCTCTTCTTGGAACGGTTTACATGACAATGAAAGATTATGCAAAAGGAGAAACAAAACTGGCTGAAGTTGTATCATCCGGGAAATATTCATTGTTGGAAAACACCGCCGGAAGCCTCAACATTACAGGTTACGAAAAGGTATTCGATCCAACGAACCATAACAATAAAGAATCAATATTTGATGTGCAATTTAAGAAAGGTGGTTTTGGTGAAGGAAGCGGTTTCGCCAATAATTTCGCGCCTGAAAATTCAGGAACATCAGTAGTTGCCGTTGGAAGTACTGGTGGAAATAACATCCCTACTGAAGACATGAATAATGCCTATGAAGCAGGTGATTTACGAAAAGACTATTCTATGGCTTCATCGTACATCGATAATAAAACAGGAAAAACCATATCCATCAGACACGTAAAAAAATACAGGGATGTGCCTTATCAGAGCGGTGATGCAAACATTGATTACCCTGTAATTCGCTATGCCGATGTATTGTTAATGTATGCCGAAGCTTTAAATGAAAACGGTAAAACTGCTGAAGCATGCACCATGCTAAATAAAGTCCGGCGCAGGGGATTTGGTTATCAGTCAACAGAAACATCACCTGTTGATATCAGCACAGCAGACAAGGTCGTGTTTCGCGATAAAGTATTTCAGGAACGTAGAGTTGAGCTCGCATTCGAAGGTCAGCGCTGGTTCGACTTAATCCGCACAGGTCGCGCTGTAGAGGTAATGAAATCCAAAGGTTTTAAAATAAACGAGACTCAGTTGATTTGCCCAATTCCACAAAAACAGATTGACATTAATCCTGAAGTAATGATACAAAACACCTATCGTATCGACTAA
- a CDS encoding helix-turn-helix domain-containing protein produces MPIVVNLDVMMAKRKMSLNELSEKVELTLSNLSILKTGKAKAIRFSTLESICNALDCQPGDILEYANDDNTKTTNR; encoded by the coding sequence ATGCCAATTGTAGTAAACTTAGATGTAATGATGGCAAAGCGAAAGATGTCATTGAATGAGCTATCCGAAAAAGTTGAATTAACTTTGTCTAATCTTTCGATTTTAAAAACAGGAAAAGCAAAAGCAATCAGGTTTAGCACCCTGGAGTCTATTTGTAATGCATTAGACTGTCAGCCGGGCGATATCTTGGAATACGCTAATGACGATAATACAAAAACAACGAACCGCTAA